GGCTCGCCGCAGCCCGCCTTCGGGGACGGGCCCAGTGTCTGGACGGGGCCGGTTTGCGCTGGTGCGATGTGGCCCACAACCCCCAGGCGGCCCGTGCCCTGGCGGCACGTTTGCGGGAGCTGCCCTGCGCCGGCCGGCGCCATGCGGTGCTGGGCATGCTCGCCGACAAGGATGCGGCCGGGGTGGTGGCCGCCCTGGCGGACGAGGTGGATGGTTGGCATGCCGCCGGTCTGGCGGTGCCGCGGGGCCTCAGCGGCGCTGAACTGGCAGGCCGCATGGGGACCCTGGCTGCGCCGGTGAGCGTCTGCGAAAACGTGGCGGCGGCGCTGGAGGCCGTGGCTGCCCAGGCCGGGGAGCAGGACAGAATCATTGTGGTGGGTTCTTTTTATACCGTGAGCGCCGCCCTGCGAGCCGGCCGGGTCTGGCTGGCCGGCCGGCCGGGGGCTGCGGTGGGAGGTTAGGGGATGGAGCCGGGCAAAGTCAAACATCGGCTGGTGGGGATGGCCGTGCTGGCCGCCATTGCCGCACTGGTGGTGCCCGTTTTGATCGATCTGCACGAAGAAGCCCTGTCGGTGGCGCCCGGCGCCGGCATTCCCCACAAGCCCGAGCAGGGCTTTGTGACCCGGGTTTTGCCCTTGGATGAGTGGCGTCAGCAGGCAGAACAAGAGCTGGAAGCCGCCGGTCCCGCCTCCGCATCCCCGACACCCGCGGCGGCGCCGGCCAGCTCCCCCGTTGCGGCCTCCTCGCGCCCGGCGGCGCCCGCCAGTGCCTGGGTGGTGCAGGTGGGAAGCTTTGCCAGCGAGCGCAAAGCCATGGAGCTGCGGGACCGGCTCATGGCCCAGGGTTATCGCGCCTTCGTTGAACCCGTGAAGCGCAATCGCGGCAATGTCTTTCGGGTGCGGATCGGTCCTGAGCTGGACCGGGCCAAAGCGGAAGCGGTGCGCGGAGCGGTATCGGAGAAGCTGGGCAGCGAGGCCATTGTGCTGCGTTACCCGTGAA
This Gammaproteobacteria bacterium DNA region includes the following protein-coding sequences:
- a CDS encoding SPOR domain-containing protein, producing MEPGKVKHRLVGMAVLAAIAALVVPVLIDLHEEALSVAPGAGIPHKPEQGFVTRVLPLDEWRQQAEQELEAAGPASASPTPAAAPASSPVAASSRPAAPASAWVVQVGSFASERKAMELRDRLMAQGYRAFVEPVKRNRGNVFRVRIGPELDRAKAEAVRGAVSEKLGSEAIVLRYP